A genomic region of Arachis stenosperma cultivar V10309 chromosome 9, arast.V10309.gnm1.PFL2, whole genome shotgun sequence contains the following coding sequences:
- the LOC130948950 gene encoding ABC transporter C family member 8-like, protein MAPTIVFAVVFLGCVLFHSAPLDAGTIFTVLATLRIMSEPVRMIPEALFVLPDASLFFHSNVTMEWLTLRIETLQNLTVFTAALLLILVPMDYVSPGLVGLSLSYAFTLTQAQIFWTRWFCNLSNYVISIERIKQFVHIPAEPPTIVEDNKPPTSWPWKGRIDLQSLEIRYRPNAPIVLKGITCTFKEGSRVGVVGRTGSGKTTLISALFRLVEPSRGNIIIDEIDICSLGLKDLRTKLSIIPQEATLFKGSITTNLDPLGLYSDDEIWKVNN, encoded by the exons ATGGCTCCTACAATTGTTTTTGCTGTTGTTTTCCTAGGATGTGTTCTGTTCCATAGTGCTCCATTGGATGCAGGGACAATTTTCACAGTTCTTGCAACATTGAGGATCATGTCGGAACCAGTTAGGATGATCCCTGAGGCTCTCTTTGTTCTACCTG ATGCATCACTCTTCTTTCATTCTAATGTGACCATGGAATGGTTGACTCTAAGGATTGAAACACTTCAAAACTTGACAGTCTTCACTGCAGCCTTGTTACTTATTCTAGTTCCTATGGATTATGTGTCCCCAG GGCTTGTGGGACTTTCACTTTCTTATGCATTCACATTGACACAAGCACAAATATTTTGGACAAGATGGTTTTGCAACTTATCAAACTATGTTATCTCTATTGAAAGAATCAAACAATTCGTTCACATACCAGCTGAGCCTCCTACTATTGTGGAGGATAACAAGCCTCCAACTTCATGGCCATGGAAGGGTAGAATTGATCTTCAATCCTTAGAG ATTAGATATCGTCCGAATGCACCAATAGTCCTGAAAGGAATCACTTGCACATTCAAAGAAGGGAGTAGAGTGGGAGTTGTAGGAAGAACAGGAAGTGGAAAAACAACACTTATAAGTGCTCTGTTTCGATTGGTTGAGCCTTCAAGAGGTAACATTATTATTGATGAGATTGACATATGCTCATTGGGGTTGAAGGATTTGAGAACGAAGCTTAGTATTATCCCTCAAGAAGCAACTCTTTTCAAGGGTAGCATTACAACAAACTTGGACCCTTTAGGCCTTTACTCAGATGATGAAATATGGAAGGTGAACAACTAA
- the LOC130950930 gene encoding uncharacterized protein LOC130950930 has translation MSEGDQTPKLFTNKPRKEQIKRHQKQAPMGTQTAAAAATAPPPPPPPPKESFFRRHKFLLPVLLAVNLAIGVMYFRTNKKDTGVEEEEDASSISTKDATSHVTETTVTLPPITTPVIKQEPIPEDQQRELFKWILEEKRKIKPKDADEKKRIDEEKALLKQFIRSKSIPHI, from the exons ATGAGTGAAGGTGATCAAACTCCGAAGCTCTTCACCAACAAGCCCCGAAAAG AGCAAATCAAGCGCCACCAGAAACAGGCGCCGATGGGCACCCAGACGGCGGCTGCTGCTGCTACTGCTCCTCCGCCGCCGCCGCCACCGCCGAAGGAGTCTTTTTTCCGGCGCCACAAGTTTCTTTTGCCTGTGCTTTTGGCTGTGAATCTCGCCATTGGAG TTATGTATTTTAGGACAAATAAGAAAGATACTggtgttgaagaagaagaagatgcaaGTTCCATCTCAACCAAAGATGCTACTTCTCATGTTACAGAAACGACTGTGACCTTACCACCCATCACAACTCCTGTGATCAAACAGGAACCGATCCCTGAGGACCAACAGCGCGAACTCTTCAAGTGGATACtggaagagaagaggaagatcAAACCAAAAGATGCAGATGAGAAAAAGCGAATTGACGAAGAGAAAGCGCTACTTAAA